In Flavobacterium sp. CBA20B-1, one DNA window encodes the following:
- a CDS encoding lysophospholipid acyltransferase family protein → MSLFRKDPFGNIIFIKRWLIRVFGFLTHKRYRGFNELVIDGSEIIKQLPENNVLFISNHQTYFADVVAMFHVFNASLKGREDNIKNVFYIWNPKMNIYYVSAKETMQAGILPRIMSYTGAITVERTWREKGKDVTEKKAVNPNDTENIKKALQDGWVITFPQGTTKSFKPVRKGTAHIIKEHRPIVVPIVIDGFRRSFDKKGLWLKKKGILQTFTIKEPLQIDYDNETIDEIVEKIEYAIEQHPSFLKVIPNEIIESDTKLNKERRFPFDY, encoded by the coding sequence ATGAGTTTATTCAGAAAAGACCCGTTTGGAAACATCATTTTTATAAAAAGATGGCTTATTCGTGTATTTGGCTTTTTAACCCACAAGCGGTACCGCGGCTTTAACGAATTGGTAATCGATGGATCTGAAATCATCAAACAACTTCCCGAAAACAACGTACTTTTTATATCGAACCACCAAACCTATTTTGCCGATGTGGTGGCTATGTTTCACGTGTTTAATGCCAGTTTAAAAGGCAGAGAAGACAACATAAAAAACGTGTTCTATATTTGGAATCCCAAAATGAATATTTATTATGTGAGTGCCAAAGAAACCATGCAAGCCGGCATTTTACCGCGCATAATGAGCTATACAGGAGCCATTACCGTTGAGCGAACATGGCGTGAAAAAGGCAAAGATGTCACCGAAAAAAAAGCAGTAAACCCCAACGATACCGAAAATATTAAAAAAGCCTTGCAAGACGGTTGGGTGATTACTTTTCCGCAAGGAACCACCAAATCGTTTAAACCCGTGCGAAAAGGTACGGCACACATCATTAAAGAACACCGTCCAATTGTGGTGCCTATTGTGATCGATGGATTTCGCCGTTCGTTTGATAAAAAAGGATTGTGGCTAAAGAAAAAAGGTATCCTGCAAACTTTTACCATTAAAGAACCTTTGCAAATTGATTACGACAATGAAACGATTGATGAAATTGTTGAAAAAATTGAATATGCTATTGAACAACACCCATCGTTTTTAAAAGTGATACCAAATGAAATCATTGAAAGCGATACCAAACTGAACAAAGAACGCCGTTTTCCGTTTGATTATTAA
- a CDS encoding restriction endonuclease PLD domain-containing protein — MSIWEQYSKEQREEYIKFLQVYGALSNLFRQKKGDMVPYLDSKFQETVFAKIFDSQNADIGNTPHDVVSVFGNDRIGIGLKTWMNSKPSFQKVMQLKRYQNEINSVFKNNDVEALAYKISEIKNERMRSDYERLGLSENKNIYHYVTRDEGRFVINECAYPLIDLNKLEKFNLTPTAFSWSDGHKDYKYTFGDSQIHQKFDSSKKDTFLLHQFDIQIIEDPFSFLLEAYFNFIDKAKVATTNIVEAYLPLYSFETKEVEEKSGLNAWNGAPKVKGSGRPRPLNEVYIPIPKDFHYKFPDFFTNDILKVIEEREIYKNDKEKRPEVRFHIQLPNGKSIPGLITGDNMKNFQSGSSTELDENGKRFGQSALGQWLLVDVLGLKERKKVTREWLQMKGTDSVRLWRNKNDYSTFYIDFAPIGSFEAFMNDEPIPQEDEYL; from the coding sequence ATGAGTATTTGGGAACAATATTCTAAAGAACAAAGAGAAGAATACATAAAGTTCTTACAAGTTTATGGTGCTCTTTCTAACTTATTTCGCCAAAAAAAAGGCGATATGGTTCCGTACCTTGATTCCAAATTTCAAGAAACTGTTTTTGCAAAAATTTTTGACAGCCAAAATGCAGACATCGGAAACACACCACACGATGTAGTTTCTGTTTTTGGAAATGACAGAATTGGAATTGGTTTGAAAACTTGGATGAATAGCAAGCCGTCATTCCAAAAAGTTATGCAACTAAAACGCTATCAAAATGAGATAAATAGCGTTTTCAAAAACAATGATGTTGAAGCATTAGCTTATAAAATTTCCGAAATCAAAAACGAGCGTATGAGAAGTGATTACGAGCGTTTAGGATTATCAGAAAATAAAAATATTTATCATTATGTAACTCGTGATGAGGGTCGTTTTGTAATCAACGAATGTGCTTATCCTTTGATTGATTTAAACAAACTTGAAAAATTTAATCTAACACCAACTGCATTTTCTTGGTCGGACGGACACAAAGATTATAAATATACATTTGGAGATTCGCAAATTCATCAAAAATTTGATTCGTCAAAAAAAGACACTTTTTTACTTCATCAATTTGATATTCAAATTATTGAAGACCCATTTTCATTTTTATTAGAAGCCTATTTCAACTTCATTGACAAAGCAAAAGTTGCTACGACTAACATTGTTGAAGCGTATCTTCCATTATATTCATTCGAAACAAAAGAAGTTGAAGAAAAGTCAGGATTAAATGCTTGGAATGGTGCTCCAAAAGTTAAAGGAAGTGGTAGACCAAGACCTTTAAATGAAGTTTATATTCCTATACCAAAAGATTTTCATTATAAATTTCCAGATTTTTTCACTAACGATATTTTAAAAGTTATAGAAGAACGTGAAATTTACAAGAATGATAAAGAGAAAAGACCAGAAGTTAGGTTTCATATACAGCTTCCAAATGGAAAGAGTATTCCAGGACTTATTACAGGAGATAATATGAAAAATTTCCAATCGGGAAGCAGTACAGAACTTGATGAAAATGGAAAACGATTTGGTCAATCTGCTTTAGGGCAATGGCTTTTAGTTGATGTTTTGGGTCTAAAAGAAAGAAAAAAGGTAACTCGTGAATGGTTACAAATGAAAGGTACTGATTCTGTGCGTTTGTGGAGAAATAAAAATGATTACTCAACATTTTATATTGATTTTGCACCGATTGGCTCATTTGAAGCTTTTATGAATGACGAACCTATCCCACAAGAAGACGAATATCTTTAA
- a CDS encoding DNA cytosine methyltransferase, whose product MKEKISIEEFDNKNYQIRLVEPFEDKAVLTHYLHNIHNGVSKYYKKEALTVIKNYVEYKSENNISIVAEDALQQLLFEVENVPFPTPENYSFKFIDLFAGIGGFRLALQNVGGKCVFTSEWNNDAQKTYRENFGEVPFGDITKERNKNYIPEKFDILCAGFPCQAFSIAGYQKGFADTRGTLFFDIEQIVEKHKPKVVFLENVKNLVSHDKGNTFKTIIETLEQKLGYKTFSKVLNSATHANIPQNRERIFIVAFDPKQVKNYAKFEFPKPIKLTKTIHDFLDKEKQDDIFYYKKDHQYYPELAKTMISKDTVYQWRRVYARENKSNLCPTLTANMGSGGHNVPLIKDDFGIRKLTPKECFAFQGYPIEKYILPPVANSKLYMQAGNSVTTTLVERIANQIIKVL is encoded by the coding sequence ATGAAAGAGAAAATAAGCATAGAAGAATTTGATAATAAAAATTATCAAATAAGGCTTGTTGAACCTTTTGAAGACAAAGCTGTATTAACTCACTATCTTCATAATATACATAACGGAGTTTCAAAATATTATAAAAAAGAAGCTTTAACTGTTATTAAAAATTACGTTGAATACAAAAGTGAAAACAATATTTCTATTGTTGCAGAAGATGCTTTGCAACAACTTCTATTTGAAGTTGAAAACGTTCCTTTTCCAACTCCAGAAAATTATAGTTTTAAATTCATTGATTTGTTTGCAGGAATTGGTGGATTTAGATTGGCTTTGCAAAATGTTGGTGGAAAATGCGTTTTTACAAGTGAATGGAACAATGATGCACAAAAAACATACAGAGAAAATTTTGGTGAAGTTCCATTTGGTGACATTACAAAAGAGCGAAATAAAAATTATATTCCTGAAAAATTTGACATTTTATGTGCAGGTTTTCCTTGCCAAGCATTCTCAATTGCAGGCTATCAGAAAGGATTTGCAGACACAAGAGGAACTTTGTTTTTTGACATTGAACAAATTGTAGAAAAGCACAAACCAAAGGTAGTATTTTTAGAAAATGTAAAAAATCTTGTTTCTCACGATAAAGGAAATACATTTAAAACGATTATTGAAACACTCGAACAAAAATTGGGTTATAAAACATTTTCAAAAGTTTTAAATTCAGCAACTCACGCAAATATTCCCCAAAATCGTGAGCGAATTTTTATAGTTGCTTTTGACCCAAAGCAAGTTAAAAATTATGCGAAATTTGAGTTTCCTAAACCAATAAAATTAACAAAAACAATACACGATTTTTTAGATAAAGAAAAACAAGATGATATTTTTTATTACAAAAAAGACCATCAATATTATCCTGAACTTGCAAAAACAATGATTTCAAAAGATACAGTTTATCAATGGAGAAGAGTTTATGCAAGAGAAAACAAAAGTAATCTTTGTCCAACTTTAACTGCGAATATGGGTTCAGGTGGACATAATGTACCTTTAATAAAAGATGATTTTGGAATCAGAAAATTAACACCAAAAGAATGTTTTGCTTTCCAAGGTTATCCAATAGAAAAATATATTTTGCCTCCTGTTGCAAACAGCAAATTGTACATGCAAGCAGGGAATTCTGTGACAACAACTTTGGTTGAAAGAATTGCAAATCAAATCATTAAAGTTTTATAA
- the tpiA gene encoding triose-phosphate isomerase, which translates to MRHKIIAGNWKMHKNASETTQFLNDLVNNMPSGKEVEVLVAPSFTNLMLATQMLEDTNISVAAQNMHQAEGGAFTGEISADMLTSVGVQTVILGHSERRHYFNETPALLANKVDTALRHNMRVIFCVGEELKDRKSKQFQNVVFYQLKDSLFHLPKEAWEHIVIAYEPVWAIGTGETATPEQAQEMHQFIREQIAHHYGSLANNVTILYGGSVKPDNATTIFAQPDVDGGLIGGAALNIADFTKIIEAV; encoded by the coding sequence ATGAGACATAAAATAATAGCCGGAAACTGGAAAATGCACAAAAATGCTTCAGAAACCACTCAGTTTTTAAACGATTTAGTAAACAATATGCCCAGCGGCAAAGAAGTAGAAGTGTTGGTAGCACCTTCTTTTACCAATTTAATGTTGGCAACCCAAATGCTAGAAGACACCAACATTAGCGTGGCTGCACAAAACATGCACCAAGCAGAAGGCGGCGCTTTTACAGGCGAAATTTCAGCCGATATGTTAACCAGCGTAGGTGTGCAAACCGTGATTTTAGGTCACAGCGAACGCCGACATTATTTTAACGAAACACCGGCGCTTTTAGCCAATAAGGTAGATACCGCATTGCGCCACAACATGCGTGTAATTTTTTGTGTGGGCGAAGAATTGAAAGACCGCAAAAGCAAACAATTTCAAAACGTGGTGTTTTATCAGTTAAAAGATTCGTTGTTTCACCTGCCAAAAGAAGCTTGGGAACACATCGTGATTGCCTACGAACCTGTTTGGGCAATTGGCACCGGCGAAACAGCCACTCCGGAACAAGCACAAGAAATGCACCAGTTTATCCGCGAACAAATTGCACACCACTACGGCAGTTTGGCAAATAATGTTACCATTTTATACGGCGGCAGCGTAAAACCAGACAACGCAACCACCATTTTTGCACAACCCGATGTGGACGGCGGTTTAATTGGCGGTGCTGCTTTAAATATAGCCGATTTTACAAAGATTATTGAGGCGGTTTAA
- a CDS encoding TlpA family protein disulfide reductase, whose translation MKKIFITLLALGFIAIGCDTKQKTNKQSAPSTEITTDSVAVSNEAFSAVTLNKMFEDPSGNKISFQNILAKHKGAPIVIDVWASWCPDCIKGFPELKNLQQQYPNAAYVFLSLDKTKNKWTEAIKKYDLKGDHYYLNEKMKDEFGQSIQLDWIPRYIVVDAQGNIALKKAIVANDTLLINTLNKIQPSL comes from the coding sequence ATGAAAAAGATTTTTATAACCCTTTTAGCTTTAGGTTTTATCGCGATAGGTTGCGATACTAAACAAAAAACCAACAAACAATCAGCACCTTCAACCGAAATTACAACCGACAGCGTTGCGGTTTCCAACGAAGCTTTTAGTGCGGTAACCCTCAACAAAATGTTTGAAGATCCTTCTGGAAACAAAATTTCGTTTCAGAACATTTTAGCCAAACACAAAGGAGCACCCATTGTGATTGATGTTTGGGCATCATGGTGCCCCGATTGTATCAAAGGATTTCCCGAATTAAAAAACCTTCAACAGCAATATCCTAATGCAGCTTATGTTTTTCTATCGTTAGACAAAACAAAGAACAAATGGACAGAAGCGATTAAAAAATACGACTTAAAAGGCGATCATTATTATTTGAACGAAAAAATGAAAGACGAATTTGGTCAGTCCATTCAATTAGATTGGATTCCACGCTATATTGTTGTGGATGCTCAAGGAAACATCGCCCTAAAAAAAGCCATTGTGGCAAACGACACCCTTTTAATTAACACCCTAAACAAGATACAACCTTCATTATGA
- a CDS encoding ABC transporter permease, protein MLRYFLNKLGYSFFTLFGVITVVFILFNILPGDPARMMLDQNENSEQLALIKKKYGFDQPVINQYFYYLNDLSPVSFHKKQAGHYTFYTEEKYGGTVLFSTQKYDVVLKTPYLRESFQKNGKKVTDIILHTLPSTVVLAVFSIVIALLIGVFLGIISALNANSFFDRIIALISTLGMSVPSFFSAILFAWIFGFLWHQYTGLNMTGSLYEVDDFGEGTHLALKNAILPAVVLGIRPLGVVIQLMRNSLLEVLNQEYIRTAKAKGLSTYKIITKHALKNALNPVVTAMSGWFASMLAGAVFVEYIFGWNGLGKEIVDALNNLDLPVIMGSVIVVATTFVVITILVDLIYAYLDPRIKLK, encoded by the coding sequence GTGCTGAGGTATTTTCTAAATAAACTAGGGTATTCGTTTTTTACGCTTTTTGGTGTAATTACGGTGGTTTTTATATTGTTTAATATTTTGCCGGGCGATCCTGCACGAATGATGTTGGATCAAAACGAAAACTCGGAACAATTGGCACTTATCAAAAAGAAATACGGTTTTGACCAACCCGTTATCAATCAATATTTTTATTATTTGAACGATTTATCACCGGTATCATTTCACAAAAAACAAGCTGGTCATTACACGTTTTATACCGAAGAAAAATACGGCGGAACTGTTTTATTCAGCACCCAAAAGTATGATGTGGTTTTAAAAACACCTTATTTGCGTGAAAGTTTTCAGAAAAACGGAAAGAAAGTAACCGATATTATATTACACACTTTGCCAAGCACCGTGGTTTTAGCCGTTTTTTCCATTGTAATTGCATTGCTAATCGGAGTGTTTTTAGGAATCATTTCGGCATTAAACGCCAATAGCTTTTTCGACCGAATCATCGCACTCATCAGCACCTTGGGTATGAGTGTTCCCTCGTTTTTCAGTGCCATTTTGTTTGCATGGATTTTTGGTTTTTTGTGGCATCAATACACGGGTTTAAATATGACCGGCAGTTTATACGAAGTGGACGATTTTGGCGAAGGCACCCATTTAGCCTTGAAAAACGCCATACTTCCGGCAGTGGTTTTAGGCATTCGTCCGTTGGGTGTGGTCATTCAATTAATGCGCAATTCGTTGCTCGAAGTCTTGAACCAAGAATACATTCGAACGGCAAAAGCCAAAGGATTATCCACCTATAAAATCATCACCAAACACGCCTTGAAAAATGCACTAAACCCTGTTGTTACCGCCATGTCGGGTTGGTTTGCATCCATGTTGGCTGGTGCGGTTTTTGTGGAATATATTTTCGGATGGAACGGTTTAGGTAAAGAAATCGTTGATGCATTGAACAATTTAGATTTGCCGGTAATCATGGGATCGGTGATTGTGGTAGCAACCACTTTTGTAGTAATTACCATTTTAGTAGATTTAATCTATGCTTATTTAGATCCAAGAATTAAATTGAAATAA
- a CDS encoding DoxX family protein encodes MENLKKYLPWTIRIIISFLFLISAVAKLYPSPYFAISTFEVKQLYPMGFSEDVAVYFSRILIGIELALGILLLQNNFLRRIVIPATMLMLVVFTVHLGIDTIQTGGNSGNCGCFGSLLPMTPIEAIIKNVIAIVLLIIYLYITPKSAKEGNNFWVLSTITFASILALFMLAPIQPKAVEIATEEMETPVETIENQPTEPIAVNPTEPIVTEEVPVKTAKPVVDEPAKVKSGYTQYFSNIDQGKKILALFVPGCEHCRDVAKELTEMKRKDKNFPKIQIVFMNEEPEKIPDFFEFAGANYPYKIIEVIPFWKLLGNNKDTPGIIYFWNGNKIKEWDGINEKKYVGSELKSLLKKNYSEIKK; translated from the coding sequence ATGGAAAACTTAAAAAAATATTTACCGTGGACAATTAGAATCATTATTTCGTTTTTATTCTTAATTTCTGCCGTTGCCAAATTATACCCGAGTCCGTATTTTGCGATTTCAACATTTGAAGTAAAACAGTTATATCCAATGGGTTTTTCAGAAGATGTGGCGGTATATTTTTCGCGCATTTTAATTGGAATTGAACTGGCATTAGGCATTTTATTGTTGCAGAATAACTTTTTGCGAAGAATTGTGATTCCTGCAACGATGTTAATGTTAGTGGTTTTTACAGTTCATTTGGGAATTGACACCATTCAAACAGGCGGAAATTCTGGAAATTGTGGTTGTTTTGGAAGTTTATTACCCATGACTCCTATCGAAGCAATTATTAAAAACGTGATTGCTATCGTCTTGTTAATCATTTACTTATACATTACACCAAAATCGGCAAAAGAAGGGAATAATTTCTGGGTTTTGTCAACCATAACATTTGCCTCAATTTTAGCGTTGTTTATGTTGGCTCCCATTCAACCAAAAGCAGTAGAAATTGCTACAGAAGAAATGGAAACACCTGTGGAAACTATTGAAAATCAACCAACTGAACCGATTGCTGTAAACCCAACAGAACCTATTGTTACGGAAGAAGTTCCTGTCAAAACTGCAAAACCGGTTGTTGATGAACCTGCTAAGGTAAAATCGGGCTACACACAATATTTTTCGAATATCGATCAAGGAAAAAAGATTTTAGCATTGTTTGTGCCAGGTTGTGAACATTGCCGTGATGTGGCGAAAGAGCTGACGGAAATGAAACGAAAAGACAAAAATTTCCCTAAAATACAAATTGTCTTTATGAACGAAGAACCTGAAAAAATTCCTGATTTCTTTGAATTTGCCGGAGCTAACTATCCTTATAAAATCATTGAAGTGATTCCGTTTTGGAAATTGTTAGGAAACAATAAAGACACGCCGGGAATCATCTATTTTTGGAATGGAAATAAAATCAAAGAATGGGACGGCATCAACGAGAAAAAATATGTGGGTTCTGAGTTAAAATCGCTCTTAAAAAAGAACTATTCCGAAATTAAAAAATAG
- a CDS encoding DUF1599 domain-containing protein, translated as MFSTAEQYDKIIAICRQLYINKLHDYGCAWRILRLPSLTDQIYIKACRIRSLQENDVRKIDEDETSEFIGIINYSIMALIQLEKGVSKEADLSTQEAIDLYDKHIGITKELMMNKNHDYGEAWRDLRISSHTDIILQKLLRVKQIEDNKGKTLVSEGLDANYQDMINYAVFALILMNFAE; from the coding sequence ATGTTTTCAACAGCGGAACAATATGATAAAATAATTGCCATTTGCAGACAATTATACATTAATAAATTACACGATTACGGCTGTGCGTGGCGCATTTTGCGATTGCCCTCGTTAACCGATCAAATTTATATCAAAGCATGCCGAATTCGGTCGTTACAAGAAAATGATGTACGAAAAATTGATGAAGATGAAACTTCAGAATTCATCGGAATCATTAATTATAGCATCATGGCGTTGATTCAATTGGAAAAAGGCGTTTCTAAAGAAGCCGATTTATCTACCCAAGAAGCCATTGATTTGTACGACAAGCACATTGGCATTACCAAAGAATTGATGATGAACAAAAACCACGATTATGGCGAAGCTTGGCGCGATTTGCGGATTTCATCGCACACCGATATCATTTTGCAAAAGCTGTTGCGAGTGAAACAAATCGAAGACAATAAAGGAAAAACCCTCGTGTCTGAAGGGTTGGATGCCAATTACCAAGACATGATTAATTACGCCGTTTTTGCACTGATTTTAATGAATTTTGCCGAATAA
- the folP gene encoding dihydropteroate synthase, whose translation MKSINCKGKLITFETPKVMGILNITPNSFFDGGWHHSLEKIEQKTEKMLLEGAAIIDIGAYSTQPNAPFVSEEEELERMVPVVKHLVKKFPNAVFSIDTFRAEVAKQTLDLGAAMINDVSAGNLDDQMMPVVGSFKVPYIMMHMKGTPQSMQQFTDYDDVMHEMIYYFSDKMAQAQAHGIVDVIVDPGFGFSKTLDQNYEVLNKLDLLQNLNVPVLSALSRKSMIYKFFETTPQEALNGTTVLNTISLIKGANLLRVHDVKEAVECVKLYTKTYC comes from the coding sequence ATGAAATCAATCAATTGCAAAGGCAAATTAATCACGTTTGAAACGCCGAAAGTCATGGGGATTTTAAACATTACACCTAATTCGTTTTTCGATGGTGGATGGCATCATTCGCTAGAAAAAATCGAACAAAAAACCGAAAAAATGTTGCTAGAAGGCGCTGCTATTATTGATATTGGTGCGTATTCTACCCAACCAAATGCGCCTTTTGTTTCAGAAGAAGAAGAGTTGGAACGCATGGTGCCGGTGGTGAAGCATTTGGTGAAAAAATTTCCGAATGCTGTTTTTTCGATTGATACGTTCAGAGCCGAAGTTGCCAAGCAAACCTTGGATTTGGGTGCGGCAATGATAAACGATGTTTCGGCAGGCAATTTAGACGATCAAATGATGCCCGTTGTAGGTAGTTTTAAAGTGCCTTACATTATGATGCACATGAAAGGAACGCCGCAAAGCATGCAACAGTTTACCGATTATGACGATGTGATGCACGAAATGATTTATTATTTTTCCGATAAAATGGCACAGGCGCAAGCGCACGGAATTGTTGATGTGATTGTGGATCCCGGATTTGGATTTTCGAAAACGTTGGATCAGAATTATGAAGTTTTGAATAAGTTGGATTTGTTGCAAAATTTGAATGTTCCCGTATTATCGGCACTTTCAAGAAAATCGATGATTTATAAGTTTTTTGAAACCACTCCGCAAGAAGCATTAAACGGAACAACCGTTTTAAACACGATTTCGTTGATAAAAGGCGCGAATTTGTTGCGGGTGCACGATGTGAAAGAAGCGGTGGAATGTGTGAAGTTATATACGAAAACATATTGTTAA
- the rlmH gene encoding 23S rRNA (pseudouridine(1915)-N(3))-methyltransferase RlmH, whose amino-acid sequence MNIKLLAIGKTDNKNLQALIDEYTKRLSFYIKFDLEVIADIKNVKNLSEAQQKQKEGELILSKLTATDHLILLDENGKSFSSVGFADELQKKMNAGIKTLVFVIGGPYGFSDDVYKKANGKISLSAMTFSHQMVRLFVIEQIYRGFTILKNEPYHHQ is encoded by the coding sequence ATGAACATCAAACTTTTGGCAATTGGTAAAACCGACAATAAAAACCTGCAAGCGTTAATTGATGAATACACCAAGCGTTTGAGCTTTTACATTAAGTTTGATTTAGAGGTTATTGCCGATATTAAAAACGTTAAAAACCTTTCGGAAGCGCAACAAAAACAAAAAGAAGGCGAATTGATTTTAAGCAAACTAACTGCAACCGATCATTTGATTTTATTAGATGAAAACGGAAAAAGTTTTTCAAGCGTTGGTTTTGCCGATGAACTGCAAAAGAAAATGAATGCAGGTATTAAAACCTTAGTGTTTGTAATTGGCGGACCTTATGGTTTTTCTGATGATGTTTATAAAAAAGCAAACGGGAAAATTTCGCTTTCTGCCATGACGTTTTCACACCAAATGGTTCGTTTGTTTGTTATTGAACAAATTTACCGTGGCTTCACTATTTTAAAGAATGAACCGTATCATCATCAGTAG
- a CDS encoding tRNA-binding protein: protein MIKPTISWNDFEKIDMRVGTIIDAQPFEKAKNPAYKLWIDFGLEIGIKKTSAQITALYGIDDLIGKQIIAVVNFPPKQIADFMSECLVLGVVGSDKEVTLLAPGKTVENGLGIG from the coding sequence ATGATCAAACCCACAATTTCTTGGAACGATTTTGAAAAGATCGATATGCGTGTAGGAACCATCATTGATGCACAACCTTTTGAAAAAGCTAAAAATCCGGCGTATAAACTGTGGATTGATTTCGGATTAGAAATTGGCATTAAAAAAACATCGGCACAAATTACCGCTTTGTATGGTATCGATGATTTAATAGGTAAACAAATTATTGCAGTTGTTAATTTTCCACCCAAGCAAATTGCCGATTTTATGAGTGAATGTTTGGTTTTGGGTGTTGTGGGCAGCGATAAAGAAGTTACCCTGCTTGCTCCAGGAAAAACGGTAGAGAATGGTTTGGGAATTGGTTAA
- the nadC gene encoding carboxylating nicotinate-nucleotide diphosphorylase: protein MISEEQFTNELKLIIENAIREDVGDGDHSSLACIPTNAMGKAKLLVKDEGILAGVDFAKMVFHYVDPEMQVEVLIPDGTPVKYGDIAFYVTGKSQSILKAERVVLNSMQRMSSIATKTKFFVDLVEGTKAKVLDTRKTTPGIRAIEKWAVKIGGGENHRFALYDMIMLKDNHIDFAGGITQAITQTKQYLKDHNKDLKIIVEARNLTEIEEILQNEGVYQILIDNFNYEDTKTAVAMINGKCLAESSGNINEKTIRNYAACGVDFISSGALTHSVYNMDLSLKAVL, encoded by the coding sequence ATGATTTCAGAAGAACAATTTACGAACGAATTAAAATTAATTATAGAAAATGCCATTCGCGAAGATGTGGGCGATGGCGATCACAGCTCGTTAGCTTGTATTCCGACAAATGCCATGGGAAAAGCAAAATTATTGGTAAAAGACGAAGGAATTTTGGCCGGAGTTGATTTTGCTAAAATGGTTTTCCATTATGTGGATCCGGAAATGCAGGTGGAAGTGTTGATTCCTGATGGAACTCCTGTAAAATACGGCGATATTGCTTTTTATGTAACCGGAAAATCACAATCAATTTTAAAAGCAGAGCGCGTGGTGTTGAATTCCATGCAGCGAATGAGTTCCATTGCCACTAAAACCAAATTTTTTGTTGATTTGGTAGAAGGCACCAAAGCAAAAGTGCTGGATACCCGAAAAACCACACCAGGAATTCGTGCCATAGAAAAATGGGCGGTGAAGATTGGCGGTGGCGAAAACCATCGTTTTGCGCTGTATGATATGATTATGTTAAAGGACAATCATATTGATTTTGCGGGTGGAATTACTCAAGCAATCACACAAACAAAACAGTATTTAAAAGACCACAATAAAGATTTAAAAATTATTGTGGAAGCCCGAAATTTAACCGAAATCGAAGAAATTCTGCAAAACGAAGGCGTTTATCAAATTTTAATTGATAATTTTAATTACGAAGATACCAAAACTGCCGTTGCGATGATTAATGGCAAATGTTTGGCAGAATCTTCGGGGAATATCAACGAAAAAACCATTCGTAATTATGCAGCATGTGGTGTAGATTTTATATCGAGTGGCGCATTGACACATTCGGTCTATAATATGGATTTAAGTTTAAAAGCGGTTCTGTAA